The Devosia sp. genome segment CGCCATCATGCTGGTGTTCTCGGTCTATATCTGCCTGCGCGGGCACAATGAGCCGGGCGGCGGCTTTATCGGCGGGCTGATCGCCGCCGCGTCCATCGCTGTGTTCGGCATGGCCTCGGGTGTGCGCATGGTGCGCAAGTCGCTCTATTTCGATCCGCTGTCGATCGCGGCCTTTGGCGTGGTGCTGGCCGGATTTGCGGGGCTCCTGAGCCTCTTCATCGACGCGCCCTTCATGACCAGCATCTGGTTCTACCTCGATGTCGGCAATTCGGTGGTGCCGCTCTCCACCCCGCTGTTTTTCGACCTGGGGGTCTATTGCGTGGTGTTCGGCACGCTCTCGGCCATTGCACTGGCGCTGGAAAGCGACCGCGAGGAGGAACCCTGATGGATTTCGTTCTGGCAACCCTGGTCGGGCTGTTCATCGCCGCCGGTGTCTATCTGCTCCTGTCGCGCTCGATCATAAGGATGCTGATCGGCATGACTATTTTCGGCAATGGGGTGAACCTGTTGATCTTCACCGCCGGGCGGGTGACGCGCGAGATCGCGCCCATCGTTCCGCCTGACCTCGAGGTGCCCCAAGGCGCTATCGCCAATCCGCTGCCGCAGGCGCTGATCCTCACCGCCATCGTCATCGGCTTTTCCATGTTCGCCTTCCTCTTGGTACTGGCATTTCGCGCCTATCAGAGCCTGGATGCCGACAACACCGACAATATGCGCCTGGCCGAGCCCGAAGCCCGGCCGCAGCCGCCCCTGAGCTACTGACACCATGGCCACGTCTTCTCCCAATACCGAGCTGCCGCAGGCCATGATCGAAACGGCGACCGCCGTCAGCGACTGGGTTATCGTTCTGCCCGTCCTGCTCTCGCTCATGGGCGCCGCAGGCCTGTTGATGTTCCGTCGCAGCAATGGCGCGCCGGTGATGGGCGCGGTTCTGGTGCTCATCGCCGTCATTGCCTGCGACATTTCTCTGCTCCTGCAGGTCATGGCCAATGGACCGTTGAGCATGACCATGGGCCGCTGGTTGCCGCCATTCGGCATCAGCCTCACCGCCGATGTCTTCGGCGCCAGCTTTGCGCTGGCGGCGGCCGTGGTGACGCTGATCGTCGTGCTCTATGCCGAGACCGACAGGGCCGGCGCAGACGGACGGGACAGCTTCCACTCGCTGGTGCTGTTGTTGCTGGCGGGCGTCAGCGGCTCGTTCCTCACGGGTGACCTCTTCAACCTCTATGTCTGGTTCGAGGTGATGCTCATCGCTTCCTTCGGCCTGATCGTGCAGGGCAACCGGCCGGCGCAGCTCGATGGCGCGGTCAAATATGGGTTCCTCAATTTCCTGGCCACCACACTGTTCCTGCTCTCTCTGG includes the following:
- a CDS encoding MnhB domain-containing protein produces the protein MNTVIFRTAAPLIVAIMLVFSVYICLRGHNEPGGGFIGGLIAAASIAVFGMASGVRMVRKSLYFDPLSIAAFGVVLAGFAGLLSLFIDAPFMTSIWFYLDVGNSVVPLSTPLFFDLGVYCVVFGTLSAIALALESDREEEP
- a CDS encoding Na+/H+ antiporter subunit C; this encodes MDFVLATLVGLFIAAGVYLLLSRSIIRMLIGMTIFGNGVNLLIFTAGRVTREIAPIVPPDLEVPQGAIANPLPQALILTAIVIGFSMFAFLLVLAFRAYQSLDADNTDNMRLAEPEARPQPPLSY